In Monodelphis domestica isolate mMonDom1 chromosome 3, mMonDom1.pri, whole genome shotgun sequence, the following proteins share a genomic window:
- the FSBP gene encoding fibrinogen silencer-binding protein produces the protein MVGKARSSNFTLSEKLDLLKLVKPYVKILEEHTNKHSVIVEKNKCWDIIADKYNAIGVDRPPRTAQGLRTLYKRLKEYAKQELLLQKETLLDHRSSISEPTKKVVEMIPQISSVCLGRDKNNIQSANVDKEAHAGTSLPQVMLEHHPVAITVELDQEEDIKPPPSLIVDSQQNETLEQREEHEFVRVMEQSSPSLSPVDTRMTLSPSSLPRRDDFFRHESGEHFRPLLGYDPQTLQMMREEHQIILENQRKFGLYVQEKRDGLKRRQQLEEELLKAKIKVERLRAIRLRRDLPEYNSL, from the exons ATGGTTGGAAAGGCTAGATCTTCTAATTTTACATTATCTGAAAAGCTTGATTTGCTAAAGCTGGTGAAGCCATATGTTAAAATTCTTGAAGAGCACACTAATAAACATTCAGTAATAGTGGAAAAGAACAAATGCTGGGATATCATAGCAGACAAATATAATGCTATTGGAGTGGATCGCCCGCCTCGTACAGCACAAGGCCTGCGTACCCTCTATAAAAGGCTCAAAGAATACGCCAAACAGGAGCTCTTGCTGCAAAAGGAGACTCTGTTAGATCATAGGAGCAGTATTTCTGAGCCAACCAAGAAAGTTGTGGAAATGATTCCCCAGATTTCCAGTGTGTGCCTAGGAAGAGACAAGAACAATATACAAAG TGCAAACGTGGATAAGGAAGCGCATGCAGGTACCAGTTTGCCACAGGTGATGTTGGAACACCATCCTGTTGCTATTACAGTGGAGTTGGACCAAGAAGAAGATATTAAACCACCTCCTTCACTAATTGTAGATTCTCAACAGAATGAGACATTAGAGCAAAGAGAAGAGCACGAATTCGTCCGTGTTATGGAGCAATCTTCACCCTCGCTCTCCCCTGTTGATACAAGAATGACATTATCACCATCTTCTCTTCCAAGGAGAGATGATTTTTTTAGACATGAAAGTGGAGAACATTTTAGACCATTATTAGGATATGACCCACAAACATTGCAAATGATGAGGGAGGAGCAtcagataattttagaaaatcaaagaaaatttggACTGTATGTTCAAGAAAAGAGAGATGGATTAAAGAGAAGGCAACAGCTTGAGGAAGAGCTTCTAAAAGCAAAAATCAAAGTGGAGAGACTGAGAGCAATACGCCTAAGACGAGATCTTCCTGAATACAATAGTctctaa